One part of the Coffea eugenioides isolate CCC68of chromosome 10, Ceug_1.0, whole genome shotgun sequence genome encodes these proteins:
- the LOC113750178 gene encoding chromatin modification-related protein eaf1-like — MAVVDDSFKKPGAVPFKWEVRPGLPKAQLQQPEQYEQKRRSFHCSPSFVLRQQLQEQLKEAANNTSDYGALPDTPTKLAPPPAGFCFQAEPRTRSFPSPSRTRSERYHFNNSTLAQPENVLSSGCFPTSPFLISMKNDRKKTKKQHKLKVRPESKSEPDSASDLGKLSPWSVSSRASMSPFWDSPFSSSFSSRRSSPRPVNDAEWAGFGLF; from the coding sequence ATGGCAGTGGTGGATGATTCATTTAAGAAGCCAGGGGCTGTTCCATTCAAGTGGGAGGTCCGACCCGGACTTCCAAAGGCCCAACTCCAACAACCCGAACAATATGAACAAAAAAGAAGATCTTTTCATTGCAGTCCTTCATTTGTTCTCAGACAGCAGCTGCAGGAACAACTAAAGGAGGCAGCAAACAATACTTCAGATTATGGTGCATTGCCTGACACTCCAACAAAACTTGCACCTCCACCTGCCGGATTCTGCTTTCAGGCGGAGCCCCGTACCCGATCCTTTCCGTCCCCTTCTCGAACCCGTTCGGAGCGGTACCATTTCAACAACTCCACTCTCGCACAACCCGAGAATGTATTATCCAGTGGATGCTTTCCAACATCTCCTTTTCTCATCAGCATGAAGAATGatagaaagaaaacaaagaagcAGCACAAGCTTAAGGTCCGACCTGAGTCCAAGTCCGAACCTGACAGTGCTTCGGATCTTGGAAAGTTGTCCCCTTGGTCAGTTTCAAGTAGAGCGTCCATGTCTCCTTTCTGGGAttctccattttcttcttcattttcatcCCGCCGGTCATCACCCCGGCCGGTGAACGATGCCGAGTGGGCTGGCTTTGGGCTATTTTAG
- the LOC113749782 gene encoding pentatricopeptide repeat-containing protein At1g77405 → MMNPSAPLHRSPSQTPFVNQILAAIIKNQPFETSISTSASVQNTPQAKIPIWTTETVTEVLRFIPRFLFQSPRSIGSQKGFRHRAPLRQRSLKIESFKAQKGILVLGPAAHRNQEKINLGLKKATDFYYWVESHFGFIHSEFTCKEMALVLVKGISLKPLWEFLRKMSRKGIVNTSIMTCVIKVLGEEGLVNEALAAFYRMKQFHCKPDVVAYNTMIHALCRVGNFKKAKLLLEQMELPGFRCPPDTFTYTILISSYCRYGMETGVKKATRRRLWEANHLFRIMMFKGFVPDVVTYNCLINGCCKTYRIERALELLDDMIKRGCLPNRVTYNSFIRYYSAVNEIDRAIEMLKKMKELNHATPTTSSYTPIIHAFCEAGRVVEAWDFLVELVEQGSIPREYTYTLVQDALKSSSQINVLDRKYCKKIEEGIQNRITQVMKMKPILKRETNLYPWKCLEMNVM, encoded by the coding sequence ATGATGAATCCTTCAGCACCTCTTCATCGTTCTCCCTCTCAAACTCCTTTtgtaaatcaaattttggctgCAATAATAAAAAACCAACCTTTTGAAACAAGCATTTCAACCTCAGCCTCAGTGCAAAACACCCCACAAGCCAAAATTCCAATTTGGACAACAGAAACAGTTACTGAAGTTCTAAGATTCATCCCAAGATTCCTGTTTCAATCCCCGAGATCAATTGGCAGTCAAAAGGGCTTTCGCCACCGGGCACCACTGAGACAAAGAAGCCTTAAGATTGAATCATTCAAAGCTCAAAAGGGTATACTCGTTCTTGGCCCTGCTGCTCAtagaaaccaagaaaaaatcAATCTTGGATTGAAAAAAGCTACTGACTTTTACTATTGGGTTGAATCCCATTTTGGGTTTATTCACAGTGAGTTTACTTGCAAAGAAATGGCCCTTGTTTTGGTAAAGGGGATTAGCTTAAAACCCCTTTGGGAATTTCTTAGAAAGATGTCAAGAAAAGGGATTGTTAATACTTCTATTATGACTTGTGTCATTAAGGTTTTGGGGGAAGAGGGATTGGTTAATGAAGCATTGGCTGCATTTTATAGGATGAAGCAATTTCATTGTAAGCCTGATGTTGTTGCATATAATACCATGATTCATGCCCTTTGTAGGGTTGGGAATTTTAAGAAAGCTAAGCTTTTGTTGGAACAAATGGAGTTGCCAGGTTTTAGATGTCCTCCTGATACCTTTACTTATACAATTTTGATTAGTTCTTATTGTAGATATGGTATGGAAACTGGTGTTAAGAAAGCCACCAGGAGGCGTTTGTGGGAGGCGAATCACTTGTTTCGTATAATGATGTTTAAAGGGTTTGTTCCTGATGTTGTGACTTATAATTGTTTGATTAATGGATGCTGTAAGACTTATAGGATAGAGagggcattggagttgcttgATGATATGATTAAGAGAGGCTGTTTGCCTAATAGGGTTACTTATAATTCTTTTATCAGGTATTACAGTGCAGTGAATGAAATTGATAGGGCAATTGAGATgctgaagaaaatgaaagaactGAATCATGCAACCCCAACAACTAGTTCATATACTCCGATAATTCATGCTTTCTGTGAAGCAGGAAGGGTTGTGGAGGCATGGGATTTTCTAGTTGAGTTGGTAGAGCAAGGATCAATTCCCAGAGAGTATACATATACGTTAGTTCAAGATGCTTTAAAGTCTTCAAGTCAGATCAATGTTTTAGACAGAAAATACtgcaagaaaattgaagaggGTATTCAGAACAGAATCACTCAAGTAATGAAGATGAAACCAATTTTGAAGCGTGAAACCAATCTGTACCCATGGAAATGTCTGGAGATGAATGTCATGTAA